The Syngnathus typhle isolate RoL2023-S1 ecotype Sweden linkage group LG16, RoL_Styp_1.0, whole genome shotgun sequence genome includes a region encoding these proteins:
- the btbd7 gene encoding BTB/POZ domain-containing protein 7: MGANGSSYPHSCSPRIGANAQTQQTFIGTSSYSQQGYAWESKLYSLEHGHERPADRKKKSLGLATLKRRFIKRRKSSRSADHARQMRELLSGWDVRDTNALVEEYEGTAALKELSFQASLARAEAPSLPRDLAALYQHKYCTDVDLIFQGTCFPAHRAILAARCPFFKTLLSSSPGYGAEVHMDIETAGIDVPMFSALLHYLYTGEFGVSSAEDSRLQNVDVLVQLSEEFGTPNSLEADMKGLFDYMCYYDALLSFSSDFEMVESFNERGAGAPAAVSGGGGGPGTPDEDLRAHKAILSARSPFFRNLLQRRIRTGEEMTERTLQTPTRIVLDESIIPRKYVQVILHCMYTDAVELGLVLRGSPSTGSLGEVQALVSGGRGASTRTEEAMELYHIALFLEFSMLAQGCEDIIVESLSLDSLVPILKWSSQPYGSKWVHRQAMHFLCEEFNQVVTSDVLYELGKEHFLNAIQSDYLQASEQDILKYVVKWGEQQLIKRMADREPNLLSGTAHSVNKRGVKRRDLDVEELKDILSPLLPSIRTEHILPPHSDVLSDALKRGLISTPPSDMLPTAEGGKANAWLRQKNAGIYVRPRLFSPYVEEAKLVLDEMMVEQTDLVRLRLVRMSNVPDTLYMVNNAVPQCCHMVNHQQMTVNSAAAPSVVANEIPVPQLSVVKEMIRRLQELRHTEQVQRAYALNCGEGATVSYELQLRVLREFGLADGATELLQNPYKFFPDERFGDESPILALRQVGRCRVNSSPAMDSMFSELEGVAGFHLPLPPPPPPYHPPATPSHAQLKGAWRPRIPLPTPTRSFSYPCNRTLSQRHAAAKHGGSDFSSVPRPQPPDCTEPQAMGRALLSEQQAMGMEPIRREFMPDIALGVSVMSLREQHIAEMDRESPHSPVGHPGLHLPHGPCPSVRHSHNHGPGHGHSCKRHAPDPKLEMQAEFPDLYDFSRRPSSPAPAHTLSTFAGPDLYSHSCAPSGPFAPVYITDAQSQGHTQGRTGPDPLRLDVLGMNPQRHDAVSPSGPQPRMGHAARARSNETDLTHGLGHLRSHSGNMDGYEDRMAGPRDAPEEMVVVGESSQPHRNSVSEDMARDRRSPSKPDYPYKKSAL, encoded by the exons ATGGGTGCCAATGGATCCAGCTACCCACACTCGTGCTCCCCGCGCATAGGAGCCAATGCACAGACGCAGCAGACCTTTATTG GGACCTCATCCTATTCACAGCAGGGATATGCTTGGGAGTCGAAGCTTTACAGCCTGGAACATGGCCACGAGCGACCTGCtgacaggaagaagaaaagCCTCGGCCTGGCCACCCTTAAACGGCGTTTTATTAAACGAAGAAAATCCAGTCGCTCGGCGGATCACGCCCGACAGATGCGTGAGCTGCTGTCCGGGTGGGACGTCCGAGACACTAATGCCTTGGTGGAGGAATATGAGGGTACGGCGGCCCTCAAAGAGCTGAGCTTCCAGGCCAGCCTGGCACGGGCCGAGGCTCCTAGCTTGCCTCGGGATCTGGCTGCCCTTTATCAGCATAAGTACTGCACTGACGTGGACCTCATCTTCCAAGGGACTTGCTTCCCAGCTCATCGGGCCATCCTGGCCGCTCGCTGCCCCTTCTTCAAGACTCTGCTCTCCTCATCCCCCGGCTACGGAGCGGAGGTCCACATGGACATTGAGACAGCGGGCATCGATGTGCCCATGTTCTCCGCGCTGCTGCACTACTTGTACACAGGGGAGTTTGGAGTGAGCAGCGCCGAGGATTCCAGGCTACAGAATGTGGACGTGCTGGTGCAGCTCAGTGAGGAGTTTGGCACGCCCAACTCTCTCGAAGCAGATATGAAGGGCTTGTTTGACTACATGTGCTACTACGATGCCCTGTTGAGTTTCTCTTCAGACTTTGAAATGGTCGAGAGTTTCAACGAGCGAGGCGCCGGAGCGCCGGCCGCTGTCTCGGGAGGCGGCGGAGGACCAGGCACCCCAGATGAGGACCTTCGAGCTCACAAGGCTATCCTCTCTGCACGCTCGCCTTTCTTTAGAAACCTTTTGCAGAGGCGCATTCGTACAGGGGAGGAAATGACGGAGCGCACGCTCCAGACTCCGACCCGAATCGTGCTGGATGAGTCCATCATCCCGCGCAAATACGTGCAGGTGATTCTCCACTGCATGTACACAGATGCGGTAGAGCTTGGACTGGTTCTGCGTGGTAGCCCCTCGACCGGCAGCCTCGGGGAGGTCCAAGCCTTGGTGTCAGGGGGTCGGGGGGCCAGCACACGCACAGAAGAGGCAATGGAGCTCTACCATATTGCTTTATTCTTGGAGTTCAGTATGCTGGCACAGG GCTGCGAAGACATTATTGTGGAAAGCTTGTCTCTGGATTCACTGGTGCCCATCCTCAAGTGGAGCTCGCAACCGTACGGCTCCAAATGGGTGCACAGGCAGGCCATGCACTTCCTCTGCGAGGAGTTCAATCAGGTTGTCACCTCAGATGTTCTCTATGAGCTCGGCAAGGAGCACTTTCTCAACGCGATCCAGTCCGACTACCTACAG GCCAGTGAGCAAGACATTCTCAAGTATGTTGTTAAGTGGGGCGAGCAGCAGCTTATTAAGAGGATGGCAGACAGGG AGCCCAATCTGTTGAGCGGCACAGCCCACAGCGTCAACAAACGCGGAGTGAAGAGGAGAGACCTGGACGTGGAAGAGCTTAAGGACATCCTTTCCCCTCTACTGCCATCCATCCGAACCGAGCACATTTTGCCCCCGCACAGCGATGTCCTCTCCGACGCG CTCAAAAGAGGTTTGATAAGCACGCCTCCGTCAGACATGTTGCCGACGGCCGAGGGGGGGAAAGCCAATGCTTGGTTGAGGCAGAAGAACGCCGGCATCTACGTGCGCCCTCGCCTCTTCTCTCCTTACGTGGAAGAGGCAAAG TTGGTGCTCGATGAAATGATGGTGGAGCAGACTGATCTGGTGCGGTTACGACTCGTTCGCATGTCCAACGTCCCAGACACCCTCTACATGGTTAACAACGCCGTGCCGCAGTGCTGTCACATGGTTAACCATCAGCAGATGACCGTTAACTCGGCCGCTGCTCCCTCAGTGGTTGCCAATGAAATCCCAG TGCCGCAGCTCTCGGTAGTGAAGGAGATGATCCGGAGACTCCAGGAACTCAGACACACAGAGCAAGTGCAGAGAGCGTACGCCCTCAACTGCGGCGAGGGCGCCACCGTCAGTTACGAGCTGCAATTGCGAGTCCTCCGGGAGTTCGGTTTAGCTGACGGAGCCACCGAACTTCTACAG AACCCGTACAAGTTCTTTCCCGACGAGCGATTCGGAGACGAGAGTCCGATTCTGGCTCTGCGCCAGGTGGGTCGATGTCGCGTAAACAGCAGCCCAGCCATGGATAGCATGTTCTCAGAGCTGGAAGGCGTGGCGGGTTTCCACTTGCCGCTgcctcccccgcctcccccgtaCCACCCCCCTGCTACACCCAGCCACGCTCAACTCAAAGGCGCCTGGCGACCCCGCATTCCCTTGCCGACCCCCACCCGTTCCTTCTCCTACCCCTGCAACCGCACCCTTAGCCAGCGCCATGCGGCGGCCAAGCATGGCGGCTCGGACTTCTCCTCAGTGCCCAGACCCCAGCCCCCAGACTGCACCGAACCGCAAGCTATGGGCCGAGCCTTGCTATCCGAACAGCAAGCG ATGGGCATGGAGCCCATTAGAAGGGAGTTCATGCCCGACATCGCATTAGGTGTCTCAGTCATGTCGCTGAGGGAACAGCACATAGCAGAAATGGACCGGGAAAGTCCTCACAGCCCCGTGGGCCACCCGGGCCTTCATCTCCCCCACGGCCCCTGTCCTTCCGTCCGCCACAGCCACAACCATGGCCCCGGGCACGGGCACTCTTGCAAGAGGCACGCCCCCGATCCCAAGTTGGAGATGCAAGCAGAGTTTCCCGACCTGTACGACTTCTCCCGTCGACCTTCATCTCCGGCCCCCGCGCACACTCTCTCCACGTTTGCGGGACCGGACCTCTACAGCCACAGCTGCGCCCCCTCGGGACCCTTCGCACCCGTTTACATCACCGACGCTCAGTCCCAGGGCCACACACAGGGACGGACTGGCCCAGACCCACTACGGCTGGATGTCCTCGGTATGAACCCGCAGAGGCACGACGCCGTCAGCCCC